In Bacillus cytotoxicus NVH 391-98, the following are encoded in one genomic region:
- the cyoE gene encoding heme o synthase translates to MGRKKEVTNAQRQRPEILAQTIKTGIIKSNLVPMFAGLTLALYKYKISPFEKIPEILFAFIGSILIIGAAGAFNNLYDRDIDSIMERTKNRPTVTGDISPKTALWLGIFMTIFGLVFLALTTYLAAILGFIGLFLYVVPYTMWSKRRTIYNTEIGSVSGAMPPLIGWAAIYPDVTHPAIIGLFIIMIIWQMPHFYAIAIRKHKEYEAANVPMLPVVKGVKRTYIQTNVYLVILIIISILLGSLSIGLMLVSLLLSILWLALSIYGYKKMDSEKWAKSLFIFSLFHMTILFSTVIIYSLVGIFFGS, encoded by the coding sequence ATGGGAAGGAAAAAAGAAGTAACAAATGCCCAAAGACAACGACCGGAAATTTTGGCTCAAACTATTAAAACTGGAATTATTAAATCCAATTTAGTGCCAATGTTTGCTGGATTGACACTCGCTTTATATAAATATAAAATAAGCCCGTTTGAAAAAATACCAGAGATTCTATTTGCTTTTATAGGTTCAATCTTAATAATAGGAGCAGCGGGGGCATTTAATAATTTATATGATCGTGATATTGACTCTATTATGGAGAGAACAAAAAATAGACCAACTGTAACGGGAGATATAAGCCCGAAGACAGCACTATGGCTTGGAATATTTATGACGATTTTTGGTTTAGTATTCCTTGCGCTAACGACATATTTAGCAGCAATACTAGGGTTTATAGGTTTATTTTTATATGTTGTACCATATACAATGTGGAGCAAAAGAAGAACCATTTACAACACAGAAATCGGAAGTGTTTCAGGAGCAATGCCGCCGCTTATCGGTTGGGCTGCTATATATCCGGATGTGACACATCCAGCTATTATCGGTCTTTTTATTATTATGATTATTTGGCAAATGCCTCATTTCTATGCAATAGCGATTCGTAAACATAAAGAGTATGAGGCTGCGAACGTTCCAATGCTTCCAGTAGTGAAGGGAGTTAAAAGAACATATATACAAACAAATGTGTATTTAGTTATTTTAATTATCATAAGTATTCTTTTAGGATCATTAAGTATCGGCCTTATGTTAGTATCGCTTCTATTAAGCATTTTATGGTTGGCCTTAAGTATTTATGGATATAAAAAAATGGATTCAGAGAAATGGGCAAAATCATTGTTTATTTTCTCACTGTTCCATATGACAATTTTATTTTCCACAGTTATTATCTACTCTCTTGTAGGTATCTTTTTTGGAAGTTAA
- a CDS encoding TetR/AcrR family transcriptional regulator produces MSRQRLTQEQRKHETRKLLLESAFETFAKLGFHGASVDKIAEHAGFSKGAVYAHFHTKEELFLAIVERQMHLYVQDICIMIEKEQSLASFIEKMDQYSHSLRQKTKTWNMLTMEFLLYAMREESVRDKWARWIADAVEQISKSIENFIQNADYQATLSAKEIAWTILSLENGISIFYNISQQHIPMNLYKKALQNMLLSFDTNM; encoded by the coding sequence ATGAGCCGCCAAAGATTAACCCAAGAACAACGAAAACATGAAACACGAAAGTTACTTTTAGAATCCGCTTTTGAAACATTTGCTAAATTAGGCTTCCATGGAGCTTCTGTTGATAAGATTGCAGAACATGCTGGATTTAGTAAAGGAGCCGTTTATGCTCATTTTCATACGAAAGAAGAACTATTTCTAGCAATTGTAGAAAGACAAATGCATCTATATGTGCAAGATATTTGTATCATGATAGAAAAAGAGCAATCATTAGCAAGCTTTATCGAGAAAATGGACCAATATTCCCATTCTCTTAGACAGAAAACAAAAACATGGAACATGCTTACTATGGAATTTCTTCTATATGCAATGCGTGAGGAATCAGTGCGAGATAAATGGGCAAGATGGATTGCTGATGCGGTAGAACAAATTTCTAAGTCTATTGAAAATTTCATACAAAACGCAGACTATCAAGCTACTTTATCAGCAAAAGAAATAGCGTGGACTATCCTTTCATTAGAAAACGGTATATCTATATTTTATAATATCAGCCAGCAGCATATTCCGATGAATCTATATAAAAAGGCTCTACAAAACATGTTGCTATCCTTCGACACAAACATGTAA
- the asnA gene encoding aspartate--ammonia ligase, with protein sequence MYQSLMTVRETQIAIKEVKTFFEDQLAKRLGLFRVSAPLFVTKKSGLNDHLNGVERPIEFDMLHSGEELEIVHSLAKWKRFALHEYGYEAGEGLYTNMNAIRRDEELDATHSIYVDQWDWEKIVQKEWRTVEYLQETVRTIYGIFKDLEDHLFEKYPFLGKYLPEDIAFITSQELEDKYPELTPKEREHAIAKEYGAVFIIGIGDVLRSGEKHDGRAADYDDWKLNGDILFWHPVLQSSFELSSMGIRVDSQSLDEQLTKAGEDFKRDYDFHKGILEDVLPLTIGGGIGQSRMCMYFLRKAHIGEVQSSVWPDEMREACKKENIHLF encoded by the coding sequence ATGTATCAATCATTAATGACAGTAAGAGAAACACAAATCGCAATCAAGGAAGTTAAAACATTCTTTGAAGATCAATTGGCAAAACGACTTGGACTATTCCGTGTATCTGCACCATTATTCGTAACGAAAAAATCAGGTTTAAATGATCACTTAAACGGTGTAGAACGCCCAATTGAATTTGATATGCTACATTCAGGAGAAGAATTAGAAATTGTTCATTCACTAGCGAAGTGGAAACGATTTGCGCTACATGAATATGGCTATGAAGCTGGTGAAGGTTTATATACAAACATGAATGCGATTCGCCGTGATGAAGAGCTTGATGCAACACATTCCATTTACGTTGACCAGTGGGATTGGGAAAAAATTGTTCAAAAAGAATGGCGTACAGTGGAATACTTGCAAGAGACAGTACGGACGATTTATGGAATATTTAAAGATTTAGAAGACCATTTATTTGAAAAGTACCCATTCCTCGGTAAATATTTACCAGAAGATATTGCATTTATTACTTCGCAAGAATTAGAAGATAAATATCCAGAGCTAACACCGAAAGAGCGTGAACATGCAATTGCGAAAGAATATGGTGCGGTCTTTATTATTGGAATTGGTGATGTACTTCGCTCTGGTGAAAAACATGATGGACGTGCAGCTGACTATGATGACTGGAAATTAAATGGTGATATTTTATTCTGGCATCCCGTACTTCAATCTTCATTTGAATTATCTTCAATGGGAATTCGTGTGGATAGTCAATCACTTGACGAACAGCTAACGAAAGCTGGAGAAGACTTCAAACGCGATTACGATTTCCATAAAGGAATTTTAGAAGATGTACTACCATTAACAATTGGTGGTGGCATTGGACAATCAAGAATGTGCATGTATTTCTTACGTAAAGCACATATCGGTGAAGTTCAATCTTCTGTATGGCCTGATGAAATGCGGGAAGCTTGTAAGAAGGAAAACATTCATTTGTTTTAA